A stretch of DNA from Cellulomonas fengjieae:
GGATCGCGCGGCCGGCGCGGGTACGCATGCGCAGGCGGAAGCCGTGGGTCTTGGCACGGCGCCGGTTGTTCGGCTGGAAGGTGCGCTTGGTCACGAGGGTCTCCAA
This window harbors:
- the rpmH gene encoding 50S ribosomal protein L34 encodes the protein MTKRTFQPNNRRRAKTHGFRLRMRTRAGRAILAARRRKGRTELSA